A stretch of DNA from uncultured Methanobrevibacter sp.:
TAAAATAGTTTTAGCAAGTTCGATAGAATCCATGGATATGTTTCTACCATTCAAGTAGTGAGAAATAGTTGATCTGTCTACACCGATTTGAGATGAAATCTCCTTTTGGGACAAGCCTCTTTTTCTCAACTCAACACTTTCTAAATATTTTAGTCCAGATACTATATGTTTTGGCATAAATTCACCATGTGTACATTATAATATATATTATATATACTTATAAAAGGCACATACTTAGACTCAAGTATAAAGATTTATATATGACTGTGTATTATTTACACATTTGTAAAAATATTAATTTTTAATTATATTAATTATTTTCAAAAAATAAGAATAAATAATAAATTAATATAAAATATTTAACTAAATAATTATTTACTCATTAAATAAATTATTTTTTAACCTAATTATAAAAATTAAACTGATTTTATTAAAATAAAAATAGTTAAAATCTAATCAAAAATAGCTAAATTATATCTCCAATATGTAAACAAATTTACATCGAATTTATGAAAATTTTTTAAATTTTTAGGCCAAACAAAAAAATGTGTACTAAATACACATGATGCAGGTGTAGTAAGTACACATAGGGATTTTTGAAGAAAAAAACAATGAAAAAATGGAAAAATTCACTAAAAAAAAATATATAAAAACTATATGAAAAATATATAAAAACTATATGAAAAATATATAAAAAAATAATGAAAATTAAGATAAAAATTGATGAGGAATTTATTAAAAAAATATAAAAAATTTATAAAAAATATTAAAAAGATTATTAAAATAATCTATAAAAAAATAATAAAAAATAGAAAATAATGAAAAATAGAGAATAATGAAAAATAGAAAATAATGAAAAATTTATTATCTATTCTTCCTTATAGAAAGGTTCCCTATTATGGATTCCCTTAAGGAAAATGTCTACAAGTTCCTCATCAGAGACTCCTTCTCTAATGAACTCCACCAAGTCAACAAGATTATCGTTTCTAAGAAGACAAGGTTTGATCTTTCCTTCAGGAGTGATTCTAAGTCTAGTGCAATTCTTGCAGAAATTGGTATTGTCTACAGGATGGACAACTTCAATCTCACCGCCTTCAATGAAATATTTCTTACGATCCTGCATAAATTCCCTTACCTTGATTTCATCTGCAATTTCAGCAAGGTATTTTTCAAATTCTGCAAGTGGGTAATGGTACTTGGAGTTGAAGTCATTATCATCACAGCTTTGAGATTCTATAATCTCAATAAGTTGAAGTATGACACCATTCTCTTTAGTGAATTCGAACATGTCCATGATCTCATCATTGTTGATATTATTCATAACTACCATATTTATCTTAACTGGATACATACCAACTTCACAAGATTTAACAATTCCATCCTT
This window harbors:
- the moaA gene encoding GTP 3',8-cyclase MoaA, yielding MKDKVRDDYERPIISLRISITNRCNVNCIYCHHDGMLDSSSEMTPDEIYEICRIAKKLGVEKIRLSGGEPLVRPDIVEIVEKINSLDFKDISITTNGIFLEKFAQDLVDAGLDRVNVSLDTLDEETYQMIVGKNVLQRVKDGIVKSCEVGMYPVKINMVVMNNINNDEIMDMFEFTKENGVILQLIEIIESQSCDDNDFNSKYHYPLAEFEKYLAEIADEIKVREFMQDRKKYFIEGGEIEVVHPVDNTNFCKNCTRLRITPEGKIKPCLLRNDNLVDLVEFIREGVSDEELVDIFLKGIHNREPFYKEE